In the genome of Streptomyces fagopyri, the window TCCGGCTTCGAGGACCAGTTCCACCGCGCCTGGCAGCGCCCGCACCCGTCCCGCGGCGCATTCGCCGACCATCGCGGCCGCACAGGCTTCGACCACCTCCGCGGCGCCCGCCGCACCACCGCACAGGCCCGCGACGTACGACGCCCAGCCGCCGTTGCCGTGCAGCGCGGCGGTGTCCTCGGCGCGCCAGTGGTGACCGTGACCGGCGGCGAAGTCCGCGCACACCCGTGCCCAGGCGTCCGCGGTGTCGATCAGCGTGTCGTCCAGGTCGAAGATCGTCGCTCGGAGCACCCCGGTCACGACGTCGCCGTACCGGAGAGCCGCAGCCGGTGCGACAACTGCTCGATCGAGACCAGCGTGAGACCGTGCTCGTCGGCGAAGGCGCGCAACCGGTCGGCGCCGGCGACCGAGCCGTCGTCCTCGCAGACCTCGCTGATCACCGCGACCGGCGACAACCCGGCCAGGCGCAGCAGATCGACGCCGGCCTCGGTGTGTCCGCGTCGCTCGGCGATCCCTCCTGGACGGGCCCGCAGCGGGAACACGTGCCCGGGACGGATCAACCGGTCGGGCCGGGCGGCGGGGTCGGCCAGCGTCCGCGCGGTCAGTGCCCGGTCGGCGGCGGAGATCCCCGAGCCGACTCCGACCGCGTCCACGGAGACGGTGTAGGCGGTCGTGTCGACCGGCAAGTCGGTCGCCGTCCCGGTTGCCGGGGCGGCGCCGGGGGCGGGCGGGACCATCAGGGGCAGTTCGAGCCGGTCGGCGACCTCGGGGGCCATCGGCGCGCAGATGAGCCCGCTGGTCCAGCGGACGAAGAAGCCCATGGTCTCGGGGGTGGCGAACTCGGCCGCCATGACCAGGTCGCCTTCGTTCTCCCGGTCCGCGTCGTCGACCACGATGACCGGCCGTCCGGCTCTGAGATCGTCGACGGCGACCGCGAGCAGGTCCAGCGGCTGTCGCACCGATGCTGATGTCATGGCAATCAACCCTTCGTCGGTAAGTCCTTCCGGCGAATGCATCGGTGACCGAACAAACAATCTTGAGAAATCTGTGCGCCAATCGAACGATTCCTCAGACAGGCCACGGCGTCCGTCCATGACCGCGCGGGACGGCGGGGGCGGGCGAGTCCTCCCGGACGGATGTCAAGGGACGATCTTCAGCAGTTCGGTGTTGCGGTCGCCCGCGCCGCCGGCCCACCCCTCCTGAACGCCTGATCGCATGCTGTCGGCGAGGCCCGGGGCGTTGTAGGCGAGCTCCCGGTACAGCGACGCGAGGCCCACCGCCGAGAGATCGTCGAAGTCCGGTGCCGTGCGGTGCGGTGCGGACGACTCGACGAGCGTGGTGAACAGGGACACCGTCCCGTCCTTGTTGTCGACCAGTTCGAACAGCCGGGCGTGGTGCGGATAGTCGACGTGGGAGGCGGTGTTGACCTCCCAGAAGGAACGGGCGGCCGTCGCGTGCGGGTGCGGGGTGATCCGGTTGACGTGGCTGTGTCCGTTGATCCAGGCGACCACGTTCGGATAGCGGCTGAGCAGGGCGATGACCTCGGCGCCGTCGTGGCGGGGTTCGTCGGTGCGGGCGGCGTCAGGGCGACGGGTCATGCTCGGACTGTGGTGGTGGCTGAAGACCAGGATGTGGGCGTCGTCGGCTCCGGGACCGCGGACGAGACGGCCGTCCACGTCGTAGGACCGGGAGCTGTGCGCGGCCAGCGTCCGTTCCAGCCAGCGCAGCTGGTCGCCGCCCAGGGACCCCTCGTAGTGGCCGCTGCGGTACGTCGTGTCGATGCTGATCCCGATGACGTTCTCCGCGATCCGGAACGTGTAGTACATGCGGTCGCCGTCGAGGTGGTCCGGCGTGTAGCCGTGGCCCACCGGCCCGGCACCGGCGCGGGCGGGGTCGAGATGCGCGGCCAGATAGTCGTGCGGCGTGAGCAGGCGGCGCCGCTCGTCGGCCGTCACGGTCCGCGCGGAGGCGGCGTGCCTGTTCAGGATCGCCTTGAGCACCTCGCTCTTGGGGTCGTCGCCCGAACCCAGCGCCTTGGCGTAGGCGGCCGCGTCCGCGTCGGGGACCGACAGCAGTTTGCGGGAACCCACGGCGAAGTCGTCGAGCGCGGGTGACAGACAGCCGCCGGGCAGGTCGTCGTGGTTGCCGACCGTGGAGTACCAGGGGATCCGCAGGCCCGGACTGGTCAGGGGGCGGGTCACCGCGTCGAGGAAACCGGGGATCAGCGGCAGTCCGCGCCGCTTGTCGAAGTCGCGCAGCGCCGGGTCGCCCGGATGCCAGTACAGCGGAAGCCCGGAGTTCTGGACGCCTTCGTACGTCTTCGGGTCCCCGGTGTCGGGAGTGATCCGGCCGCCGTTCATCAGCGTGAGGAACCACTCCAGCTCGACGGCGGAGTTGTTGTCGATGTTGTCGCCCGTGGTCATCACGAACGCCGGTGGCAGTCCCGAGTGCGGGCCGTCGCCGAGCGTG includes:
- a CDS encoding TIGR03767 family metallophosphoesterase; the encoded protein is MTGNEPASTINRRRLLLASGAVVAAGATGSAGAILPRQRRPRAAEPAARVTARRTAPHATTTLETTARLGGAPHTGTYRRLDSGPGWPMVVREDIAPPRAGRADRRTPLACFVQFTDLHIADVQNPLRTEFLRSRTPTAWRAQEALTVAGAVALVEKVNTLGDGPHSGLPPAFVMTTGDNIDNNSAVELEWFLTLMNGGRITPDTGDPKTYEGVQNSGLPLYWHPGDPALRDFDKRRGLPLIPGFLDAVTRPLTSPGLRIPWYSTVGNHDDLPGGCLSPALDDFAVGSRKLLSVPDADAAAYAKALGSGDDPKSEVLKAILNRHAASARTVTADERRRLLTPHDYLAAHLDPARAGAGPVGHGYTPDHLDGDRMYYTFRIAENVIGISIDTTYRSGHYEGSLGGDQLRWLERTLAAHSSRSYDVDGRLVRGPGADDAHILVFSHHHSPSMTRRPDAARTDEPRHDGAEVIALLSRYPNVVAWINGHSHVNRITPHPHATAARSFWEVNTASHVDYPHHARLFELVDNKDGTVSLFTTLVESSAPHRTAPDFDDLSAVGLASLYRELAYNAPGLADSMRSGVQEGWAGGAGDRNTELLKIVP
- the ribB gene encoding 3,4-dihydroxy-2-butanone-4-phosphate synthase, producing the protein MTSASVRQPLDLLAVAVDDLRAGRPVIVVDDADRENEGDLVMAAEFATPETMGFFVRWTSGLICAPMAPEVADRLELPLMVPPAPGAAPATGTATDLPVDTTAYTVSVDAVGVGSGISAADRALTARTLADPAARPDRLIRPGHVFPLRARPGGIAERRGHTEAGVDLLRLAGLSPVAVISEVCEDDGSVAGADRLRAFADEHGLTLVSIEQLSHRLRLSGTATS